A section of the Rhizobium sp. BT03 genome encodes:
- the hutH gene encoding histidine ammonia-lyase, which translates to MTITLHPGSVSLKDLEIIYWTGEPARLDHSFDVGIAKAAARIAEIAAGNAPVYGINTGFGKLASIKIDSADVATLQRNLILSHCCGVGAPLPENIVRLIMALKLVSLGRGASGVRLELVRLIEGMLERGVIPLIPEKGSVGASGDLAPLAHMAAVMMGEAEAFFAGERLSGAEALARAGLKPVVLAAKEGLALINGTQTSTALALAGLFRTHRAAQSALITGAMSTDAAMGSSAPFHADIHTLRGHKGQIDTAAALRGLLENSVIRQSHIEGDERVQDPYCIRCQPQVDGACLDLLRSVARTLEIEANAVTDNPLVLSDNSVVSGGNFHAEPVAFAADQIALAVCEIGAISQRRIALLVDPTLSYGLPAFLAKKPGLNSGLMIAEVTSAALMSENKQMSHPASVDSTPTSANQEDHVSMACHGARRLLGMTENLFAIIGIEALTAAQGVELRAPLSTSPELLKAIAAIRSQVPSLDVDRYMAGDLAAAAELVATGALNAAVSNGILPVLEG; encoded by the coding sequence ATGACCATTACGCTCCACCCGGGCTCCGTCTCGCTCAAGGATCTGGAGATCATTTACTGGACGGGTGAGCCGGCCAGGCTCGATCATTCCTTCGATGTGGGCATCGCCAAGGCTGCCGCCCGCATCGCCGAGATCGCCGCCGGCAATGCGCCGGTCTATGGCATCAACACCGGCTTCGGGAAACTCGCCTCGATCAAGATCGACAGCGCCGACGTCGCCACGCTGCAGCGCAATCTCATCCTCTCGCATTGCTGCGGCGTCGGCGCGCCACTGCCGGAAAATATCGTGCGGCTGATCATGGCGCTGAAGCTGGTCTCGCTCGGCCGCGGCGCCTCCGGCGTGCGGCTGGAGCTGGTGCGGCTGATCGAAGGCATGCTCGAAAGGGGCGTCATCCCGCTGATCCCGGAAAAGGGCTCGGTCGGCGCCTCTGGCGATCTTGCGCCGCTCGCCCATATGGCCGCGGTGATGATGGGCGAGGCCGAAGCCTTCTTCGCCGGCGAACGTCTGTCGGGCGCCGAGGCCCTTGCGAGGGCCGGGCTGAAGCCAGTCGTTCTCGCCGCCAAGGAGGGCTTGGCGCTGATCAACGGCACGCAGACTTCGACGGCGCTGGCGCTCGCCGGCCTTTTCCGTACGCATCGCGCCGCGCAGTCGGCGCTCATCACCGGCGCCATGTCGACCGATGCGGCGATGGGCTCTTCGGCGCCCTTCCATGCCGATATCCATACGCTGCGCGGCCATAAGGGCCAGATCGATACCGCAGCCGCGCTTCGCGGCCTGCTCGAAAACTCCGTCATTCGCCAGAGCCATATCGAGGGCGACGAGCGCGTGCAGGATCCCTATTGCATCCGCTGCCAGCCGCAGGTCGACGGCGCCTGCCTCGATCTCTTGCGCTCGGTCGCCCGCACGCTGGAGATCGAAGCCAACGCGGTCACCGATAATCCGCTGGTGCTGTCGGACAATTCCGTCGTCTCAGGCGGCAATTTCCACGCCGAACCGGTCGCCTTTGCCGCCGACCAGATCGCGCTCGCCGTCTGCGAAATCGGCGCCATCTCGCAACGCCGCATCGCGCTGCTAGTCGATCCCACCCTCTCCTACGGCCTGCCGGCCTTCCTCGCCAAGAAGCCGGGCCTGAATTCCGGCCTGATGATCGCCGAGGTCACCTCGGCAGCGCTGATGTCCGAGAACAAGCAGATGTCGCACCCGGCCTCGGTCGATTCGACGCCGACTTCGGCCAATCAGGAAGACCATGTCTCGATGGCCTGCCACGGCGCCCGCCGCCTGCTCGGCATGACCGAGAACCTGTTCGCCATCATCGGCATCGAGGCGCTGACCGCTGCCCAGGGCGTCGAACTGCGTGCGCCGCTGTCAACGAGCCCAGAGCTTTTGAAGGCGATCGCCGCAATCCGCAGCCAGGTGCCGAGCCTCGACGTCGACCGCTACATGGCGGGCGATCTCGCCGCCGCCGCTGAACTGGTGGCGACGGGCGCGCTGAATGCCGCCGTTTCGAATGGCATCTTGCCGGTTTTGGAGGGTTGA